The following proteins come from a genomic window of Athalia rosae chromosome 1, iyAthRosa1.1, whole genome shotgun sequence:
- the LOC105687044 gene encoding uncharacterized protein LOC105687044 isoform X6 produces MSFVLQLGTVETPDEVGNNNSTSVIAQELTGTIPIGTVIAKPLLPTNNNKSQNLQNLKTVNITSVPPGTTLSSIVKPVTVTYPVNKTIRDAQKIGGSQTKTTQVLTTRVISQKIPSSTYQIHPTNSPVSPAHALHLPVKTPLPSPGTNVTKIQSLPSPTFTQTVNAQSKMTATPEGAQNKQQSATITNLQSTMHQKSQVSTQQILNTSGVKTITTTSVPNMQRIQLKTQNIGGKPQTVNLQKVKTIANVNNQMGHRVNLPRMQTIPKSQVLTPSTQGTQISMSQVMNSANMQRVQQVNSSGMQHVQKVHQPLGISNAQKLSQVFGNQKVQPQVIGNAAGHAMQKVQHSGLQQNQQILQKGNVVTQKTLGVQRQQQSTAVNNLSKSVNSVAGIQKVQPNAQQQQQKNIQTTQQQRPQAMATLQKSQTMATVNSNKTQSASNITKSNSVPNISKLQQNQNSINVSKQQITNQTAQVQTTQLSQLQQQLMHQTPQNQQQQQITQKQQQQQINALSQTQRCQSVTGGQQKMATITSIPSNQRAQTTTNTKAQQQQLQPQMVLRVGPSKNQSQNMQSANMKPVSQKVMNSVKTLNQQNVAQQSNRTLNSQPIKIIQQQQQNLIGPQNTQKQPGCIKTIPPQKSAQRNHVPKVSGIKTSLNTNLSSLKGQGSQTTIAQKTSIKTLLPQQPSGQNMIANKNQPVKIQQQSIQQKQLVMTAQYPQQLRAQTGQIKTLLPVVGGEIRKDNDNKNETEPHSTNEDGGQRAPQSPARRIPLPYECLQFVLQDHNYGAPPPRTPPPASPPPHPKQQPVNGGGSSTAVPQHPFTYGQAVVSTNVEDDAGSAISSEAGREAEPEGEETETAPEGEGDDEDSVTRCICDFEHDDGYMICCDRCLVWQHVDCMGIDRSNIPDEYLCEMCRPRRVDRQRARTLQLRKREELLNSDTSSDSSSTSSADTDVGVNTAPKKRAPSQPQQQQSQPLQQQQPQQQQQLQQQQQQLQQQQQVQPQVQPQHQQLQQQVQPQQQQPQQQQPQQQQQQQQQQPQQQQTQQATRRKSDPPPQVRRLSSTNNNNNNVAKRQRRDPHPRQTSAVRKKETVKRGPGKRKTKRRMSLEDREEDTQDAWGTNMAPLRQWIERYEEAVTNHYSPELRARISSIKVNGAHGDLRQSNMNAAATGKCRLNVHSNNLRFLVATMYLPPNTPVVELRGKYMLSAQHRPSHPQSRQHAQRPGPFVFFYRLPRDGTEVCVDTRTYGNDARFVRRSCKPNAEVKHCIEKGTLHLYIVTTTAIEKNAEITIRHEQHDLMLSPNLNSPIVPLICACNNTRECQVAAMGQLSRRGSNGALAENADGRERRRRGRRNTVCEDSDSLSAVSSTSISQPAPTPAPAPAVAPTRRTLTSGNASSTVTRQVTAKEETPVVQQPPLTSPSIVPSQPPETTKKDKKKMTREERKMEAIMKAFERLEKAEQRKQEVQARNAQRKESGGTHSDNDDTPITSAQVKQKPQSAERPVRRKRRKGRARTTSTSHSQQNRCRTRLNSADSDISSGEESNSMQSPPLPNQNCPPIRGMPYAQHLHTPTKDVTDSSSVGSTGHHGIPTAAGLLLALANSNVPGPSSPPLQQPTPIKSPTCDSGASSSSQSSTPSTPLSSACLLVAAAVGPLAPGFKFPKTKKVLMNEWLKESPDPPQTHIPQISPIPALPSAPLCNPITQLNKPTDFLSPTDPSPEFLTQSYAAKSLATLVQAANSVSGICDSPPQRRQTIPGNSSCSGSTGSAKKRWLRQAISEECDSPNSRPESPPSEMVAPPKKRRIARESLSSDNYTPPTTPTLLSSEHVLSQSTCNNEDEFVDMAQSPNNEHSTPNSEYVHNNVKDEADSESEAAETIELKEKIKFMNPEYDIPQSELCIKYEKDDEPMPLVKSDSTNSVKLEVDSIKEEKVFVNSPNPRKTEITMVKQELGDTPATTGMVLANKIELPEVKEEAIQENDSHNIKKEASQIKKESQVVLIEKGTVEIVDQNEPDTEMEDLSSPIAAMESDAVLKQRAAEMRLEFSGSIADIVNIASENEKSDDDRKYELNKADELKSDDNMSIDEFDVEAQMMKITGDDGNDYKEKVDTSSEKDKSMDGIEGLMDSSKEDSDSEDNDVDDPQTEKTPFGEFHITTEHRAFREFESKPEDRGFIDFEVKRVPNRVEVEVTKIQPSSEPNISLEESIILESTCSNIDVETIVKIPKIEFPIPPLSERIRKKTEQQQPAKLQLDFEASIIESTIEIEAGAGSTEGEQKSMLSSALRELLEAKIDVDPEPLEIEPSTAKVNVISPDEQLDRIQCTNPVNMQDLVVKSEEQITQVESALARVENIVPTEPRRLKDPRTIAPTDMPAPLPTKPEVPAPVKRKVRTV; encoded by the exons ATGAGTTTTGTTCTACAATTGGGAACCGTCGAAACACCCGATGAAGTTGGCAACAACAACAGTACCTCCGTAATAGCTCAAGAGTTGACCGGAACGATTCCAATTGGTACGGTAATCGCCAAGCCTTTGTTACCTACGAACAACAACAAGTCGCAGAACttgcaaaatttgaaaactgttaATATTACCTCCGTACCGCCCGGCACGACCCTGTCATCGATTGTTAAACCTGTGACCGTCACTTATCCGGTGAATAAAACAATCAGGGATGCGCAGAAAATCGGAGGTTCGCAAACTAAAACAACTCAGGTTTTGACCACACGAGTCATTTCTCAGAAAATACCATCCTCCACGTACCAAATACATCCGACGAATTCACCTGTAAGTCCGGCTCACGCGTTGCACCTACCCGTAAAGACTCCTTTGCCTTCACCCGGTACAAATGTGACCAAGATTCAGTCTCTACCGTCTCCCACGTTTACGCAAACCGTGAACGCCCAATCAAAAATGACCGCCACCCCAGAGGGAGCTCAAAATAAGCAACAATCAGCTACCATAACAAATTTGCAGTCTACCATGCATCAAAAATCGCAAGTTTCAACTCAGCAAATTTTAAACACGTCTGGCGTCAAGACCATCACTACCACTTCTGTTCCGAACATGCAAAGGATTCAACTGAAAACTCAGAATATCGGTGGCAAACCTCAAACCGTCAACTTACAGAAGGTAAAAACTATTGCCAATGTCAATAATCAAATGGGGCATCGCGTTAATTTACCAAGGATGCAAACCATACCGAAGTCGCAGGTTCTCACACCCTCTACTCAGGGCACTCAAATTTCCATGAGTCAAGTAATGAACAGTGCGAATATGCAAAGAGTACAGCAGGTCAATTCCTCCGGTATGCAACATGTCCAGAAAGTTCATCAGCCGTTGGGAATAAGCAATGCACAGAAGTTGTCGCAGGTATTCGGTAATCAGAAAGTACAGCCGCAGGTTATAGGCAATGCCGCGGGTCATGCGATGCAAAAAGTTCAACATTCCGGATTGCAGCAAAATCAACAAATCCTACAAAAAGGAAACGTGGTCACACAAAAGACGCTTGGAGTTCAGAGACAGCAGCAATCTACCGCTGTGAATAATCTTTCGAAATCTGTAAACTCTGTAGCTGGTATACAGAAGGTACAGCCCAACgcgcagcaacagcaacaaaaaaatatacaaaccACGCAACAGCAAAGGCCTCAGGCTATGGCGACTCTGCAAAAATCACAAACAATGGCAACGGTGAATTCTAATAAAACTCAGTCCGCTTCCAATATCACAAAAAGTAACAGCGTCCCGAATATCTCCAAGTTGCAgcaaaatcaaaattcgatAAACGTCAGCAAACAACAAATCACCAATCAAACAGCACAGGTTCAGACCACGCAATTATCCCAGCTCCAGCAACAGCTGATGCATCAAACCCCACAAaatcaacagcaacaacagatCACTCaaaagcaacaacaacaacaaattaaTGCTCTGTCACAAACGCAAAGATGTCAATCCGTGACCGGAGGGCAACAAAAAATGGCCACTATTACATCCATTCCAAGCAATCAAAGAGCACAGACAACGACGAACACTAAAGCTCAACAACAGCAACTGCAACCTCAGATGGTGCTCAGAGTTGGCCCTTCCAAAAATCAGTCACAAAACATGCAGTCTGCAAATATGAAGCCAGTTTCCCAGAAGGTCATGAACAGCGTAAAAACTTTGAACCAACAAAATGTAGCCCAACAATCGAATCGTACTTTGAACTCTCAGCcgattaaaataattcaacagcaacagcaaaacCTCATCGGTCCTCAAAATACCCAAAAGCAACCCGGGTGCATCAAAACTATACCCCCGCAAAAATCAGCCCAGAGAAATCACGTCCCCAAAGTTTCTGGTATCAAAACTTCCTTGAATACTAATCTGAGCTCACTCAAAGGGCAGGGATCACAAACTACAATAGCACAAAAGACAAGCATAAAAACTCTACTTCCTCAACAACCGAGTGGGCAAAATATGATTGCCAATAAAAATCAGCCAGTGAAAATCCAGCAGCAATCGATCCAACAGAAGCAACTCGTTATGACTGCCCAATATCCTCAGCAACTCAGAGCTCAGACTGGACAAATTAAAACGTTGCTACCAGTCGTTGGAGGAGAAATCCGTAAAGACAATGACAACAA aaACGAGACCGAGCCACACTCAACTAACGAAGACGGCGGTCAGCGAGCACCACAATCTCCCGCACGACGAATACCACTGCCATACgag TGTCTCCAGTTTGTCTTACAAGACCACAATTATGGTGCACCTCCGCCGAGGACTCCTCCGCCCGCATCCCCACCGCCGCACCCTAAGCAGCAGCCTGTTAACGGCGGAGGAAGTTCAACTGCAGTTCCTCAACATCCCTTCACTTATGGACAAG CAGTTGTCAGTACAAACGTAGAAGATGATGCTGGAAGTGCGATAAGCAGTGAAGCTGGACGAGAAGCCGAACCGGAGGGTGAGGAGACAGAAACTGCGCCTGAAGGTGAGGGGGATGACGAAGACAGCGTGACGAGATGCATTTG TGATTTCGAACATGATGATGGCTATATGATCTGCTGCGATCGTTGTCT AGTTTGGCAACATGTTGACTGTATGGGCATAGACCGCTCTAATATACCTGACGAGTATTTATGCGAAATGTGCCGGCCACGTCGCGTGGATAGGCAACGGGCCCGAACTTTGCAGCTGCGCAAACGTGAAGAGCTTCTCAATTCCGACACATCTTCCGACTCCTCATCTACGAGCTCAGCCGACACCGACGTCGGTGTAAATACAGCCCCGAAAAAGCGAGCACCGTCGCAACCGCAACAACAACAGTCACAACCGCTACAACAGCAACAAccacagcagcaacaacaactacaacaacaacaacaacaactacagcaacagcaacaagtACAGCCGCAAGTGCAGCCGCAACATCAACAATTACAGCAACAGGTGCAgccgcaacaacaacaaccgcagcaacaacaaccgcagcaacaacaacaacagcagcaacaacaaccgcAGCAACAACAAACACAACAAGCTACGAGAAGAAAATCTGATCCACCTCCACAGGTCAGACGGTTGAGTAgtaccaataataataacaataatgttgCGAAACGACAAAGAAGGGATCCACATCCGAGGCAGACCAGTGCGGTACGTAAGAAAGAAACTGTCAAGCGTGGTCCAGGGAAAAGGAAGACCAAAAGAAGAATGAGCCTGGAAGATAGAGAGGAAGACACGCAGGATGCATGGGGCACAAATATGGCCCCTTTGAGACAGTGGATCGAGCGATATGAAGAGGCAGTTACAAATCATTACAGTCCTGAACTTCGTGCCAGAATTTCAAGCATTAAAGTTAATGGAGCTCATGGTGACTTACGACAGAGCAACATGAACGCTGCCGCAACTGGCAAATGCAGGCTTAATGTACACAGTAATAATCTCAGA TTTTTGGTTGCTACTATGTATCTACCACCGAACACTCCTGTTGTTGAACTTCGTGGGAAGTATATGCTGAGTGCGCAGCACAGGCCTTCGCATCCTCAAAGTCGACAACATGCACAGAGACCTGGtccttttgtatttttttaccgattgCCACGTGATGGAACTGAAGTTTGTGTCGATACTAGAACTTACGGAAACGACGCGAGGTTCGTTCGTCGAAGTTGTAAACCGAACGCAGAAGTCAAACATTGTATAGAGAAAGGAACGTTGCATTTGTATATCGTTACAACTACGGCAATCGAAAAGAATGCTGAGATAACCATAAGACATGAGCAACATGATCTCATGTTGTCACCAAACCTTAATTCACCCATTGTACCACTAATTTGCGCCTGCAACAACACAAGAGAATGTCAAGTCGCGGCTATGGGACAATTGAGTAGGCGAGGAAGTAATGGTGCACTCGCTGAAAATGCCGA TGGTAGGGAGAGAAGACGGCGAGGTAGAAGAAACACTGTGTGTGAAGATAGCGATTCGTTGTCCGCAGTTTCCAGTACAAGTATTAGTCAACCAGCCCCAACACCGGCGCCAGCCCCTGCTGTCGCTCCTACTCGAAGAACACTAACAAGTGGTAACGCCAGTTCAACGGTAACACGTCAGGTGACAGCTAAAGAAGAAACACCTGTAGTACAACAACCCCCTCTCACGTCGCCCTCGATTGTTCCATCTCAACCACCAGAGACGActaaaaaggataaaaagaaaatgacgaGGGAGGAGCGTAAGATGGAAGCGATAATGAAAGCTTTTGAAAGATTAGAAAAGGCGGAGCAGAGGAAACAGGAAGTCCAGGCAAGAAATGCTCAGAGAAAAGAGTCAGGAGGTACACATagtgataatgatgataccCCCATTACTTCTGCACAGGTAAAACAAAAACCGCAAAGTGCTGAACGACCTGTGAGAAGAAAGCGAAGAAAGGGACGTGCTCGAACTACCAGTACTTCGCATTCTCAACAAAACAGATGTAGAACCAGATTGAACTCTGCCGACTCCGATATATCCTCGGGCGAAGAAAGCAATTCCATGCAGTCACCCCCTCTGCCAAATCAAAATTGCCCACCGATCAGAGGGATGCCTTACGCTCAGCATCTGCACACTCCAACAAAGGACGTTACTGATAGCAGTAGTGTTGGCTCCACTGGCCATCATGGAATTCCTACAGCTGCTGGATTACTACTTGCGCTGGCAAATTCTAATGTGCCGGGACCAAGTTCACCACCACTTCAGCAACCAACGCCAATTAAGAGCCCAACTTGTGATAGCGGAGCTAGTAGTAGCTCTCAAAGCTCAACTCCCTCTACACCGTTGTCATCTGCTTGTTTATTAGTTGCAGCAGCCGTAGGTCCTTTGGCACCAGGTTTCAAGTTTcccaaaacgaaaaaagtctTGATGAACGAGTGGCTCAAAGAATCCCCGGATCCACCTCAAACTCATATTCCACAGATTTCCCCGATACCAGCTTTACCTTCTGCGCCACTGTGTAATCCTATTACCCAGTTGAATAAGCCAACGGATTTTCTGTCACCTACTGATCCATCGCCAGAGTTTCTCACTCAAAGTTACGCCGCTAAGAGTCTGGCGACTTTGGTACAAGCGGCAAATTCAGTCTCTGGAATATGCGACTCTCCCCCTCAACGAAGGCAGACTATCCCTGGAAATTCTTCATGCTCCGGGTCCACAGGATCAGCAAAGAAGCGATGGCTACGCCAAGCCATTTCCGAAGAATGCGATTCACCCAATAGCCGGCCAGAAAGTCCTCCAAGTGAGATGGTAGCACCaccaaaaaagagaaggattGCAAGAGAGAGTTTATCATCCGATAACTATACTCCCCCAACTACTCCAACGCTATTGTCATCCGAACATGTTCTCTCCCAGTCAACATGCAACAATGAG gATGAATTTGTAGACATGGCCCAATCCCCCAATAACGAACATTCTACACCAAATTCCGAATACGTGCACAATAATGTGAAAGACGAAGCGGATTCCGAATCAGAGGCAGCAGAGACCattgaattaaaagaaaaaataaagttcatGAATCCTGAATATGACATTCCCCAGTCCGAACTGTGcattaaatatgaaaaagatGATGAACCAATGCCACTAGTGAAAAGTGATTCTACTAACTCAGTTAAATTAGAAGTTGATTCTAttaaagaggaaaaagtttTCGTAAATTCACCGAATCCCCGCAAAACTGAAATAACCATGGTGAAACAAGAGTTAGGTGACACTCCTGCCACGACTGGAATGGTATTGgccaataaaattgaattgccGGAAGTCAAAGAGGAAGCAATACAAGAAAATGACTCCCACAACATTAAGAAAGAAGCCAGCCAGATcaaaaaagaatcacaagtaGTGTTGATTGAGAAAGGTACAGTTGAAATTGTTGATCAGAACGAACCTGATACAGAAATGGAAGATTTAAGCTCACCGATTGCTGCGATGGAGTCAGACGCTGTTCTCAAACAACGAGCAGCGGAAATGAGACTTGAATTCAGTGGTAGTATAGCAGATATAGTGAATATCGctagtgaaaatgaaaaatccgaCGACGATAGAAAATACGAACTCAATAAAGCTGATGAACTGAAATCTGATGATAATATGTCCATTGATGAGTTTGACGTTGAGGCACAGATGATGAAAATTACTGGCGATGATGGAAACGATTACAAAGAGAAAGTTGACACGAGCTCCGAGAAAGATAAAAGCATGGACGGAATCGAAGGACTTATGGATAGTTCGAAAGAAGATTCTGATTCAGAGGATAATGACGTTGATGATCCTCAAACGGAAAAAACTCCGTTTGGAGAATTTCATATTACCACCGAGCACAGGGCGTTCAGAGAGTTTGAAAGTAAACCAGAAGATAGAGGATTCATCGATTTTGAAGTCAAAAGAGTCCCCAATCGCGTAGAGGTGGAAGTCACTAAAATTCAACCTTCCAGCGAGCCGAACATTTCGTTGGAAGAATCTATTATACTAGAATCTACGTGTTCTAACATTGATGTGGAAACTATCGTTAAAATTCCCAAAATAGAATTTCCCATTCCGCCACTGAGTGAGAGAATTCGTAAAAAGACAGAGCAACAACAACCCGCCAAATTGCAGCTGGACTTCGAAGCATCCATAATTGAATCGACTATTGAAATAGAAGCTGGTGCTGGTTCGACAGAAGGTGAACAAAAATCTATGCTTTCTTCCGCTCTCAGAGAGTTGCTAGAAGCAAAGATTGACGTCGATCCAGAACCTTTGGAAATCGAACCTTCGACAGCAAAAGTGAACGTTATCTCCCCAGATGAACAATTGGACAGAATTCAGTGTACTAATCCTGTGAACATGCAGGATTTGGTTGTGAAAAGTGAAGAACAAATAACTCAAGTTGAATCTGCCCTTGCGagagttgaaaatattgtcCCAACAGAACCCAGAAGACTTAAAGACCCCAGGACTATTGCACCAACTGACATGCCAGCACCACTCCCGACAAAGCCAGAAGTGCCAGCACCAGTCAAACGCAAGGTTAGAACG GTGTAA